A region from the Ammospiza caudacuta isolate bAmmCau1 chromosome 4, bAmmCau1.pri, whole genome shotgun sequence genome encodes:
- the THAP9 gene encoding DNA transposase THAP9 produces the protein MTRSCSALGCTARDTGRSREHGISFHQFPVDAAQRREWIRAVNRVDPRSRRAWRPGPGAILCSRHFAEGDFECYGLRRKLRRGAVPSRFLPSEPPGVGRTKSSTPGRALKQPLPSPPAGDHNYSLQGQRAAPPRPPPHAAQHQAQPPAAAGRCGPAPRRRSVPSILRELAAKRQLSEEIVSLLQAQFSDLPRELHSWRRMADYSPEMRQFACFLHLYHIKAYDYLRKILPLPHPYSLTNWLSNNEAAAGFSSDIFLQLQEKVERGEQACRCCAVLVQDVSLQKQQEWDPRSKQLSGFVDLGAGILDADEAPLASQAIVLMAVGISSPWTAPLGYFLVNSTSGPFLAQLLRQAIHKLNSVGIVVLAVTSGASARGAETARALGIRIDPKRTRCTFQHPPGSAHSIAYFFDVPHALLLIRNALQCFHRVQWLGDTMCWQHVVELAALGGQKVLEPCSPGSGRAGSKGSSHLKVNPASLLFSEGVAEALEHLQKLGLASFQSCSGTAKFVQLMSSLCDVFYGRGPYGREPLLAGNYTKISNLFDEARSCFVNLTDSVGRYIIKSKRKLGFLSLLLNAESLKWLSSNHTCLKGTPSQHLHTHAFSLDPLEHFLRALQQACGSNGSPTCAVFQVAYYKLLASCSLVPSSPPSSGTASPWDVSLSQRRALTLGSIRAQYHPAPGRPVAPEFPYSAGLLLPSCALSNALTDLSLHAQSLTCTAGWVAEQLALDLQCEPCLASLFEADESRLRCRSVLYIQKLGGVSLPSASVHHITSISEQVLNRYGKVGGANNNTKLWHLCLEQKVFQELLGESPLFPTLTKHLFEGELSINNHYTVLVKEITRCYLNVRTQPTQHLNLKYPCGRHKLKRLKGKHLFPSPLASCQSSLTHTWSY, from the exons aTGACGCGGAGCTGCTCCGCGCTGGGCTGCACCGCCCGCGACACCGGGCGGAGCCGCGAGCACGGCATCTCCTTCCACCA GTTCCCGGTGGACGCCGCGCAGCGCCGCGAGTGGATCCGCGCCGTGAACCGCGTGGACCCGCGGAGCCGCCGGGCGTggcggcccggccccggcgccATCCTCTGCTCCCGACACTTCGCCGAAGGGGACTTCGAGTGCTACGGGCTGCGGCGGAAGCTGCGGCGCGGGGCCGTGCCCTCCCGCTTCCTCCCCTCG GAGCCGCCGGGCGTCGGCCGCACGAAGAGCAGCACCCCCGGGCGGGCGCTGAAGCAGCCGCTGCCCAGCCCGCCCGCCGGGGACCACAACTACAGCCTGCAGGGCCAGCGCGCCGCCCCGCCGAGGCCGCCGCCGCACGCCGCGCAGCACCAGGCGCAGCCGCCGGCGGCCGCCGGGAGATgcggccccgcgccccggcGCAGGAGCGTGCCGAGCATCCTCAGGGAGCTGGCGGCAAAGCGGCAGCTGTCTGAGGAAATCGTGAGTTTGCTGCAGGCGCAGTTTTCAG ATTTGCCTCGAGAGTTGCACAGCTGGAGGCGGATGGCAGACTACTCACCAGAAATGAGGCAATTTGCTTGTTTTCTCCATCTCTACCACATTAAGGCCTATGATTACCTACGGAAGATTCTTCCCCTCCCTCATCCTTACAGCCTGACAAA ctggctGTCTAATAACgaggctgctgcaggcttcAGCAGTGACATTTTTCTCCAGCTTCAGGAAAAGGTGGAGAGAGGGGAGCAGGCCTGCCGCTGCTGCGCCGTGCTGGTACAGGACGTgtctctgcagaagcagcaggagtGGGACCCACGGAGCAAGCAGCTCTCGGGCTTTGTTGACTTGGGAGCAGGCATCCTTGATGCTGATGAAGCTCCACTGGCATCACAAGCGATAGTCCTCATGGCAGTCGGCATCTCCAGCCCTTGGACAGCTCCCCTGGGCTATTTCTTGGTGAACAGCACATCTGGCCCCTTCCTTGCTCAGCTCCTCCGTCAGGCCATCCATAAGCTGAACAGCGTTGGGATCGTGGTGCTGGCTGTGACATCGGGGGCCTCTGCTCGTGGTGCTGAGACTGCCAGAGCTTTGGGCATCAGGATAGATCCCAAAAGGACTCGGTGCACTTTCCAGCATCCACCTGGTTCTGCTCACAGCATCGCATACTTCTTTGATGTTCCTCATGCCCTCCTGCTGATAAGGAATGCTCTGCAGTGCTTCCACAGGGTCCAGTGGCTCGGTGACACCATGTGTTGGCAGCATGTGGTGGAGCTGGCAGCTTTGGGCGGGCAGAAGGTGTTGGAGCCGTGCAGTCCTGggtcaggcagggctgggagtaAAGGGAGTTCCCACCTGAAGGTCAACCCTGCCTCCCTGCTGTTCAGCGAGGGTGTTGCTGAGGCCCTGGAGCACCTCCAGAAGCTGGGCCTTGCCTCGTTTCAGAGCTGCAGCGGGACTGCCAAGTTTGTGCAGCTGATGAGCTCCCTGTGTGATGTGTTTTATGGCAGAGGTCCCTATGGAAGGGAGCCTTTGCTAGCTGGGAATTACACCAAAATAAGCAACCTCTTCGATGaggccaggagctgctttgtCAACTTAACAGACTCTGTGGGGAGATACATTATTAAGAGCAAACGCAAACTGGGATTTCTGAGCTTGTTGCTCAATGCTGAAAGCCTCAAGTGGCTTTCCTCCAACCACACATGTCTAAAAGGCACTCCTTCCCAGCACCTCCACACACATGCCTTCAGCCTGGACCCTCTGGAGCACTTTCTTAGGGCTCTCCAGCAAGCCTGTGGCAGCAATGGCAGCCCCACCTGTGCTGTGTTCCAGGTTGCTTACTACAAACTGCtggccagctgcagcctggtCCCCAGCTCACCACCcagcagtggcactgccagcccctgggACGTATCCCTGTCTCAGAGGAGAGCTCTAACTCTGGGCAGCATTCGTGCCCAGTAtcacccagctcctgggaggCCTGTGGCCCCAGAGTTCCCCTACAGTGCAGGCCTGCTtttgcccagctgtgccctgagcaaTGCGCTGACAGATCTGTCACTGCACGCACAGAGTCTCACCTGCACGGCTGGCTGGGTGGCCGAGCAGCTGGCCTTGGACTTGCAGTGTGAGCCTTGTCTTGCCTCTCTGTTTGAGGCAGATGAGAGCAGGCTAAGATGCAGGTCAGTGCTCTACATACAAAAGTTGGGTGGTGTGAGTCTGCCCTCTGCCAGTGTGCACCACATAACAAGCATTTCAGAGCAAGTCCTAAACCGGTATGGCAAAGTAGGAGGTGCCAACAACAATACCAAGCTGTGGCATTTGTGTCTAGAACAGAAAGTCTTCCAGGAGCTTCTGGGAGAAAGCCCCCTCTTTCCCACCCTCACAAAGCATTTATTTGAGGGGGAGCTGAGCATCAACAACCACTACACAGTCTTGGTAAAGGAAATAACACGGTGTTACTTAAACGTAAGAACACAGCCCACCCAACACCTGAATTTGAAATACCCTTGTGGAAGGCACAAATTGAAGAGACTGAAGGGAAAGCATTTGTTTCCATCACCATTGGCTAGCTGTCAGTCAAGCTTAACCCACACATGGTCTTACTGA